In Hyphomicrobiaceae bacterium, the following are encoded in one genomic region:
- a CDS encoding HdeD family acid-resistance protein — protein sequence MVTNSYPPGTVLMRPTLDALARNWWLILLRGILAIIFGVLTFIWPGLTLFTLVIFYGAFALLDGIFALVAAVTKGAPAPRWWLAIVGLLGIGAGVVTLMWPGITGIVLLYFIAGWAIASGIFEIIGAIRLRKEIDDEWMLIASGVLAVIFGLLILAFPGAGALGLAFAIGGFAVVYGGLLVAFALRLRKHAEVKI from the coding sequence ATGGTCACCAACAGCTATCCTCCCGGAACCGTTCTGATGCGGCCGACCCTCGATGCGCTCGCGCGTAATTGGTGGCTCATCCTGTTGCGCGGCATCCTGGCCATCATCTTTGGCGTGCTGACCTTCATTTGGCCGGGCCTCACGCTCTTCACGCTCGTCATTTTCTACGGCGCTTTCGCGCTGCTCGATGGCATCTTCGCTCTCGTCGCGGCGGTCACCAAGGGCGCGCCAGCGCCCAGGTGGTGGCTCGCCATCGTTGGTCTGCTTGGCATCGGCGCCGGTGTGGTGACGCTGATGTGGCCAGGCATCACGGGCATCGTGCTGCTGTACTTCATCGCGGGCTGGGCCATCGCATCGGGAATTTTCGAAATCATCGGCGCCATTCGCCTGCGTAAAGAGATCGACGACGAGTGGATGCTGATCGCCAGCGGTGTCTTGGCGGTGATTTTCGGCTTGCTGATCCTCGCCTTTCCTGGCGCCGGTGCGCTCGGTTTGGCCTTCGCCATCGGCGGCTTCGCGGTTGTTTACGGCGGGCTTCTGGTAGCGTTCGCACTCCGTCTGAGAAAGCATGCCGAAGTGAAGATCTAG